Genomic segment of Acidimicrobiia bacterium:
CGGACCGAAGGCGAGCGCGGGTCGGATGCCGGCCCACGACGGCGGGGCGAGGGGACGCAGCCACCGGTGGCTCCCCGCCGGCGACCCGGCGTACGGGATCCCGAGGAACCGCCGCACGGGGCTCCCGTCGGGCGCCGAGACGGTCACGCCCTCGAGCGTGCCGGACGCGGTGTCGAGCCGCGGCGCGCTCACCGCGCCTCACTCGCGCGTTGACGCTGGGGCCACGGGGACACGGGGTCCGACACCGCGGTGACCCACCGCCTCGAGGCGGTCACGGCGTGCCGCCGCCGGATCGTCCGCGCCCGCACCGCCGAGACCGTCGACGCCGGGTCGGCCGGCAACCGCGCCCCGGTGATCGCGTAGGTTGGTCGCGGTGGCGAAGGTCGACGCGTCCTTCACGCCCCGGGCCATGGCTCCGATCGGCGTCGAGCTCACCGACCGCCAGAAGCTCGCGTGCCTGCACCGGATCCTCGCCGGGCTCGGGTTCAACGAGAACATGGCCGGTCACGTGACCATGATCGCGGACTCGGGCGGCAGCCTCTGGGCCAGTCCCTGGGGGCTCTGGTGGGACGAGGTACGGGCGAGCGACCTCTGCCGGGTGTCACCGGAGGGTGAGGTGCTCGACGGACGGTGGGACGTCAGCCCCGCCATCTTCGTGCACACCGAGCTGCACCGGACCCGACCCGACGCCCGGGTCGTCGTGCACAACCACCCGTACCACGCCACGCTCCTGGCGACGCTCGGGCGCCTGCCGGAGATCACCCATCAGGCGGCGTGCATGTTCGACGGCGCCCTGGCCCTCGTGGACGAGTACCAGGGCCAGGTCCTCGACCGGGACGCCAGCGCCTGGCTGGCCGCACGAGTCGGCGCCGCCGACGGCGTGATCCTGGTCAGCCACGGGGCGCTGGTCATCGGCGGGTCGGTCGAGGAGGCGACCTACCGGTCGGCGACCTTCGATCGCATGTGCCGCCTCACCGCCGACGCGCTGGTCAGCGGGCACCCGACCCGGGAGATCGCCCCCGAGCACCGCGCCGCCCTGAAGGCCGCGTTCCGGACCCACGCGCTCGACGCCTACTGGAACGGCGCGGTGCGCCTGCTCCTGGCCGACGACGCCAGCGTGCTCGACTGACGGGAGGAGCCGTGCCGGTCACGATCGACGAGCTCTCGAACATGGAGTCGTTCGGGGGCGGCGGCCAGCGCCGGGCCGAGGTGACGCTCCTCCCCGACCCCGAGCCTCGCGAGGCGCGGTTCACGGTGATCTCGACCGACGATCACGTCGTCGAGCCGCCGCACATGTGGGAGGGCCGCTTCCCCGCCCGGCTCGCCGACCACGCGCCGCGGGTGGTCGCCGCCGAGGACGGCGGCGAGCGGTGGCTCTGGAACGGCGAGCTCATCGCCAACGTCGGGTTCAACGCCGTCGCCGGCCGACCGACCACCGAGTACGGGTTCGAGCCCACCCGGTTCGACGAGATGCGCCGAGGGACCTGGGACATCCACGCGCGCATCCACGACATGGATCTGAACGGCGTCTACGCCAGTGTGTGCTTCCCCTCGTTCCTACCCGGGTTCGTCGGCCAACGCATCTCGCTCGCCCCCACCGAACCCGAGCTCGGCCTCGCCGCGATGCGGGCCTGGAACGACTGGATGCTCGAGGAGTGGTGCGGCACGGACCCGGACCGCATGGTGGCGCTCCAGCTGCCCTGGCTGCGCGACCCGCACGTGGCCGCGGAGGAGATCCGACGCAACGCCGACCGTGGCTTCAAAGCCGTGACCTTCTCCGAGAGCCCCGACAAGCTCGGGCTCCCCTCGATCCACACCGGCTACTGGGACCCGTTCCTCGCCGCCTGCGAGGAGACCGCCACCGTGGTCTGCCTCCACGTCGGATCCTCGTCGACGTCTCCGTCGACGACCGAGGACGCGCCCCCGGAAACCATCGCCGTCCTCTTCTTCGCCTACGGCATGTACGCCGCCGTCGACTGGCTCTACTCGCGGATCCCGGTGCGGTTCCCGGGCATCAAGATCTGCATGTCGGAGGGCGGGATCGGCTGGGTCGCGGCGCTCATGGATCGCCTCGACCACTGCTTCGAGTACCAGACGGGCTACCTGCACACGTGGGAGGGCGTGGCCGAGACCCCGACCGAGGTCCTCCAGCGCAACTTCTGGTGGTGTGCGCTCGACGACGAATCGGCGTGGGCGACGCGCCACCGGATCGGGGTCGACCACCTGGTCGTCGAGTCCGACTACCCGCACGCCGACTCGACCTGGCCCGACACGCAGGCGGTCCTGGCCCGACAGCTCGCAGGAATGCCGGACGACGAGGTGCGCGCGGTGTGCTGGGCGAACGCCGCCGCGCTCTTCCGTCATCCGGTCCCGGCCACGGCACGCCCGTAGCCGGCTGCCCCGTCGGCCCGGCGCGCGTCCTTCGCTCGAGGTCCGGGCGCTCGCTCCGACCCCGACGCCGGGGAAGGCGGCGTCACTGCCGTCTGGTGACCGTGATGATCTCCGGGCTGGCGTCGGTGAGCGGCTGCCGGTCCCAGTCTCCGAGCTGCTCCTCGATCCCCAGGCCCGCGCCGGACAGGAACGAGGACAGCTCCTCCTCGCCGAGGAACCGCAAGGTGCTCGAGCTCTTCTTCGGCCCGTCCCAACCGGGACTGGAGAAGGTCTGGGTGAAGCGAACGACGTCGCCGATGACCGGCGTCTCGACCTGACGCGAGTACCGGACGACCGCGCGGCCGGGCCGGGCGATCGCAACCGGCGTCTCCGTCGTCCAGTCCTCCCACGCTCGGACTCGCGGGTTGCGGGTCTCGAACACGAAGCGCCCGTCGGCCGTGAGGGCGGACCGGATTGCGATGAGCGATGCTCGGATCTCGTCGTCGTCGACGAGCACCTGGAAGGCGTGGCCGGTCATGACGACCAGATCGAACTCCTGATCCCAGGCGACAGACGCGAGGTCACCGAGGACCCACTCGATGTCCGAGCGGGACCGAGCCTGCCCGAGCATCGCGTCGGCGGGATCGAGCCCGCAGAGCCGCCCAGGATGACCGGCCTGTCGGGCCAGGCGGAGCAGCTCACCGGTCCCGCACCCGACGTCGAGCACGCTGCCCGCGGCCATCACGAGCGGCAGGTAGAAGCTGAAGTCGGGTCGCCCTCGGCAGAGCACGTCATACAGCTCGGCGAGACGAGGATCGGCGAACAGCCGATCAACGGCCATCGCTGCTGCTCCCGGACATCTCACCCTCGTCGGCGTCGGATCGAGCGCTGGTGTCGCTCGGTGGTCGGGTCAATTGTCACACGGGTCGCGCGCGGCGAGGACCGATCTACGGCTTGGCGACGAGGTGGGAGCAGTCGGCGAGCCCTCGAGCGAGCTTCGATGAGGGCGCGCGACACCACCGGCCCCGCCCGTGCGAGTCAGCCCCGTTGACGGGATCGTTCCCGCTCGGCCCGCGGAGCGCCCTGTGCAGCGGAGCGGGCGAGCATCGGCCGTGCTTGACCCTCGACACCGATGCTGGCACCGTCGACCGGTGGCGCCACCCCTCGTCATCCAGCCCCGGTTCCGGGGCCCACCCGACAGCGCCAACGGCGGCTATGCCTGCGCGATGGTCGCCGGATCGATCGCGGGCGCGGCCGAGGTCACGCTGCACGCGCCGCCGCCGCTCGGGCAGCCCCTCGACCTTCGACCAGACGAGGACCGCGTCGCGCTCCTCGCCGGTGACGAGCTCCTCGCGACGGCGCGCCCAACCACGATCGACCTCGATGTCCCCGCCTCCGTCAGCCTCGAGGAGGCGCGGCGCGCCTCGTCCCGATACGAGTGGATGGACGACCACCCGTATCCGACGTGCTTCGTCTGCGGGCCTCAGCGCCCGGTCGGTGACGGCTTGCGGATCTTCCCCGGAGCCATCGACGACCGATCCCGGTACGCCGCCCCCTGGACACCCGATCCCTCGCTCGCGGACGCCGACGGGCAGGTCCGGCCCGAGTTTGTCTGGGCTGCGCTCGACTGCCCAAGCGGCATCGTCACCGACCTCTTCGGAGACGTTGGCCTCATCCTCCTCGGGCGCCTCGCCGTCGACATCAGCCGCCCGATCGCGGCCGGCTCGCCGTGCGTGGTCACGTCCTGGCCCCTCCAGCGGGACGGTCGGAAGCTCCACACCGGATCGGCTCTCTTCTCGGACAACGGCGACGTGCATGCGATTGCGCGCGCCGTCTGGATCGAAGTTCGATCCAGCCGCTGAGCCCGCACCCTCCCACTCGGGCTCCGACCGGCTGGCGTCGACCGCCACGTGAGGGCCGGCTCCGGGCCCGCGGTCGCCGTCGTCACCGGCGCGAGGTCGGGTCTGGCCCTCACGGATCACGGTGC
This window contains:
- a CDS encoding carboxylesterase family protein produces the protein MSAPRLDTASGTLEGVTVSAPDGSPVRRFLGIPYAGSPAGSHRWLRPLAPPSWAGIRPALAFGP
- a CDS encoding class II aldolase/adducin family protein, which translates into the protein MAKVDASFTPRAMAPIGVELTDRQKLACLHRILAGLGFNENMAGHVTMIADSGGSLWASPWGLWWDEVRASDLCRVSPEGEVLDGRWDVSPAIFVHTELHRTRPDARVVVHNHPYHATLLATLGRLPEITHQAACMFDGALALVDEYQGQVLDRDASAWLAARVGAADGVILVSHGALVIGGSVEEATYRSATFDRMCRLTADALVSGHPTREIAPEHRAALKAAFRTHALDAYWNGAVRLLLADDASVLD
- a CDS encoding amidohydrolase family protein yields the protein MESFGGGGQRRAEVTLLPDPEPREARFTVISTDDHVVEPPHMWEGRFPARLADHAPRVVAAEDGGERWLWNGELIANVGFNAVAGRPTTEYGFEPTRFDEMRRGTWDIHARIHDMDLNGVYASVCFPSFLPGFVGQRISLAPTEPELGLAAMRAWNDWMLEEWCGTDPDRMVALQLPWLRDPHVAAEEIRRNADRGFKAVTFSESPDKLGLPSIHTGYWDPFLAACEETATVVCLHVGSSSTSPSTTEDAPPETIAVLFFAYGMYAAVDWLYSRIPVRFPGIKICMSEGGIGWVAALMDRLDHCFEYQTGYLHTWEGVAETPTEVLQRNFWWCALDDESAWATRHRIGVDHLVVESDYPHADSTWPDTQAVLARQLAGMPDDEVRAVCWANAAALFRHPVPATARP
- a CDS encoding methyltransferase domain-containing protein, translating into MAVDRLFADPRLAELYDVLCRGRPDFSFYLPLVMAAGSVLDVGCGTGELLRLARQAGHPGRLCGLDPADAMLGQARSRSDIEWVLGDLASVAWDQEFDLVVMTGHAFQVLVDDDEIRASLIAIRSALTADGRFVFETRNPRVRAWEDWTTETPVAIARPGRAVVRYSRQVETPVIGDVVRFTQTFSSPGWDGPKKSSSTLRFLGEEELSSFLSGAGLGIEEQLGDWDRQPLTDASPEIITVTRRQ